A region from the Aegilops tauschii subsp. strangulata cultivar AL8/78 chromosome 5, Aet v6.0, whole genome shotgun sequence genome encodes:
- the LOC109743219 gene encoding ABC transporter G family member 48 isoform X3, with amino-acid sequence MLEVSSPLAEARLNVNFAEIYANSDLYRKNQELIKELSVPPPGYEDLSFPTKYSQNFYNQCVANFWKQYKSYWKNPPHNAMRFLMTLIYGLVFGTVFWQKGTKIDSPQDLSNLLGATYAAVFFLGSANCITVQPVVSIERTVFYREKAAGMYSPLSYALAQTCVEMIYNVVQGIQYTVIIYAMIGYEWKAAKFFYFLFFTISCFNYFTLFGMMLVALTSSSMLANIPIAFVLPLWNLFAGFLVARPLLPIWWRWYYWANPVSWTIYGVIGSQFGDNTSPLSVPDGSRLVVKQFLEDNLGIKHDFLGYVVLAHFAYVIAFFLVFGYSIKVLNFQKR; translated from the exons ATGCTGGAAGTTAGCTCCCCTTTAGCTGAGGCTCGCCTGAACGTAAATTTTGCTGAAATTTATGCTAATTCTGATCTTTATAG GAAAAACCAAGAACTTATTAAGGAATTAAGCGTTCCCCCACCTGGCTATGAAGATCTCTCATTTCCTACGAAGTATTCTCAGAATTTCTACAATCAATGTGTTGCAAACTTCTGGAAGCAATACAAATCTTACTGGAAGAATCCACCCCACAACGCCATGCGCTTTCTTATGACGTTGATCTATGGCCTTGTATTTGGCACAGTGTTTTGGCAGAAGGGGACAAAAAT AGACTCACCACAAGATTTGTCCAATCTACTTGGAGCCACTTATGCTGCTGTCTTCTTCCTTGGTTCTGCCAACTGCATCACAGTTCAGCCTGTTGTGTCAATCGAACGAACTGTTTTCTACCGTGAAAAGGCGGCAGGGATGTACTCTCCATTATCCTATGCATTAGCTCAG ACATGCGTGGAGATGATCTACAACGTCGTGCAGGGGATTCAGTACACGGTCATCATCTATGCGATGATTGGATATGAGTGGAAAGCTGCAAAGTTCTTCTATTTCCTTTTCTTTACAATTTCATGCTTCAACTACTTCACATTGTTTGGCATGATGCTGGTGGCGTTGACCTCATCTTCCATGCTCGCAAACATACCCATAGCCTTTGTACTCCCTCTTTGGAATCTTTTTGCTGGGTTCCTCGTTGCGAGACCG TTACTACCAATTTGGTGGAGGTGGTACTACTGGGCGAACCCTGTGTCTTGGACCATCTATGGCGTCATCGGGTCGCAGTTTGGCGATAACACCAGTCCTCTGTCTGTCCCCGACGGGAGCCGCCTGGTGGTGAAGCAATTCTTGGAGGACAATCTGGGCATCAAGCACGATTTCCTTGGGTATGTCGTGCTCGCGCATTTCGCGTACGTCATCGCCTTCTTCTTGGTGTTCGGCTACTCCATCAAGGTGTTGAACTTCCAGAAACGTTAG
- the LOC109743219 gene encoding ABC transporter G family member 48 isoform X2: MTLLLGPPSSGKSTFMRALTGKLDKALKVSGSITYCGHTFEEFYPERTSAYVSQYDLHNAEMTVRETLDFSRRCLGVGARYDMLAELAVREREAGIKPDPEIDAYMKATAVQGQESNIVTDLTLKVLGLDICADMPIGDEMIRGVSGGQRKRVTTGEMLTGPARALFMDEISTGLDSSSTFQIVKYIRQLVHVMNETVMISLLQPPPETYNLFDDIILLSEGYVVYHGPRENILEFFESAGFRCPERKGIADFLQEVTSKKDQQQYWYLDQEQYRHVPVPEFAERFKSFHVGQQMLKELQIPFDKSKTHPAALTTNKYGQSSWESFKTVMSREKLLMKRNSFIYIFKVAQLVILGLIAMTVFLRTKMPHGQFSDSTKFFGALTFSLMTVLFNGFAELQFTIKMLPTFYKQRDFLFFPPWTIGLVNIISKVPVSLVESIVWVVLTYYVMGFAPAAGRFFRMLLAFFATHQMAMGLFRFLGAVLKSMVVANTLGMFVILLIFLFGGIVIPRGDVRPWWIWAYWASPMMYSQNAISVNEFLSSRWANPNNNTSIDAPTVGEAILKAKGLFTRESGFWVSIGAIVGFIILFNILYLLALTYLSFGSSSNTVSDEENENETNTSIPIDEATNPPTQSQITLPFQPLSLSFNHVNYYVDMPAEMREQGFTESRLQLLSDISGAFRPGVLTALVGVSGAGKTTLMDVLAGRKTSGSIEGSITVSGYPKKQETFARVSGYCEQTDIHSPNVTVYESILYSAWLRLSSDVDENTRKMFVEEVMTLVELDVLRNAMVGLPGVDGLSTEQRKRLTIAVELVANPSIIFMDEPTSGLDARAAAIVMRAVRNTVNTGRTVVCTIHQPSIDIFESFDELLLMKRGGRVIYAGELGQHSHKLVEYFEAIPGVEKITEGYNPATWMLEVSSPLAEARLNVNFAEIYANSDLYRKNQELIKELSVPPPGYEDLSFPTKYSQNFYNQCVANFWKQYKSYWKNPPHNAMRFLMTLIYGLVFGTVFWQKGTKIDSPQDLSNLLGATYAAVFFLGSANCITVQPVVSIERTVFYREKAAGMYSPLSYALAQTCVEMIYNVVQGIQYTVIIYAMIGYEWKAAKFFYFLFFTISCFNYFTLFGMMLVALTSSSMLANIPIAFVLPLWNLFAGFLVARPLLPIWWRWYYWANPVSWTIYGVIGSQFGDNTSPLSVPDGSRLVVKQFLEDNLGIKHDFLGYVVLAHFAYVIAFFLVFGYSIKVLNFQKR; encoded by the exons ATGACCCTTCTGCTTGGACCCCCATCTTCAGGAAAGAGCACATTTATGCGAGCCCTTACTGGGAAGCTCGACAAAGCGCTCAAG GTGTCTGGCAGCATCACTTACTGTGGCCATACATTTGAGGAGTTCTACCCTGAAAGGACCAGTGCGTATGTTAGTCAGTACGATCTCCACAACGCAGAGATGACCGTAAGAGAGACACTGGATTTCTCCAGGCGGTGCTTAGGCGTCGGTGCCAGATATGACATGCTCGCTGAGCTCGCTGTCAGGGAGCGCGAAGCTGGCATAAAGCCAGATCCCGAGATTGATGCTTATATGAAAGCTACTGCGGTGCAAGGGCAGGAGAGTAATATTGTTACCGATCTTACTCTCAAG GTTCTTGGGCTTGACATTTGTGCCGATATGCCCATTGGTGACGAGATGATCAGAGGAGTTTCTGGCGGGCAGAGGAAGCGTGTAACAACTG GGGAGATGTTAACAGGACCTGCAAGGGCTTTGTTCATGGATGAAATTTCCACTGGTTTGGACAGCTCTAGCACATTTCAGATTGTGAAATACATAAGACAATTGGTCCATGTGATGAATGAGACCGTGATGATCTCCCTCCTACAACCACCGCCAGAGACCTACAACCTGTTTGATGACATTATTTTGCTATCAGAAGGATACGTAGTGTACCATGGGCCACgcgaaaacatcttggaattcttTGAATCTGCTGGTTTTCGATGCCCCGAAAGGAAAGGAATTGCTGACTTTCTTCAAGAGGTCACTTCCAAGAAAGACCAGCAACAGTACTGGTACCTTGACCAGGAGCAGTATCGTCACGTGCCTGTCCCAGAGTTTGCTGAACGTTTCAAGTCATTCCATGTAGGCCAGCAGATGCTCAAGGAGCTGCAAATTCCTTTCGACAAGTCCAAAACTCATCCTGCTGCGTTGACCACCAATAAGTATGGGCAATCCAGCTGGGAGTCATTCAAGACAGTGATGTCAAGAGAGAAGTTACTGATGAAGCGCAACTCCTTCATCTACATCTTCAAGGTTGCCCAGTTGGTCATCCTTGGGCTCATTGCCATGACTGTGTTCCTCAGAACAAAGATGCCACATGGGCAGTTTTCTGACAGCACCAAATTCTTTGGTGCTTTGACTTTCAGTTTAATGACCGTCTTATTCAATGGGTTTGCCGAGCTACAATTTACTATTAAAATGCTTCCTACGTTCTACAAACAGAGGGATTTCTTGTTCTTTCCTCCATGGACCATTGGACTGGTAAACATCATCTCAAAAGTTCCTGTTTCGCTTGTGGAGTCCATAGTATGGGTCGTCCTCACGTACTATGTAATGGGCTTTGCACCTGCTGCAGGAAG GTTCTTTCGTATGCTTTTAGCTTTTTTCGCTACTCACCAAATGGCAATGGGTCTGTTCCGATTTCTTGGTGCTGTTTTGAAATCAATGGTTGTGGCCAACACCTTGGGGATGTTTGTGAtccttcttattttcctatttggAGGCATTGTCATACCTAGAG GTGACGTCCGACCATGGTGGATTTGGGCTTACTGGGCATCTCCTATGATGTACAGCCAGAATGCGATATCCGTCAATGAATTCCTCTCAAGTAGGTGGGCCAAC CCAAACAATAATACATCTATCGATGCACCAACAGTAGGCGAGGCTATTCTTAAAGCCAAAGGCCTTTTTACTAGAGAGTCGGGATTTTGGGTTTCCATTGGAGCCATTGTAGGATTCATTATTTTATTCAACATACTGTACCTTCTGGCACTTACGTACTTGAGCT TTGGCAGCAGCTCAAACACAGTTTCAGACGAGGAGAATGAGAATGAGACAAACACTTCAATACCCATAG ATGAAGCCACAAATCCGCCAACTCAGTCACAAATCACCTTGCCTTTCCAGCCTCTTTCACTTTCTTTCAACCATGTAAACTACTACGTGGACATGCCTGCA GAAATGAGAGAGCAAGGATTCACAGAAAGTCGTCTCCAGTTGCTCTCTGATATCAGTGGTGCTTTTAGGCCTGGTGTTCTGACAGCATTAGTTGGTGTGAGTGGAGCTGGGAAAACCACTCTAATGGATGTCCTGGCAGGAAGGAAAACTAGTGGATCTATTGAAGGAAGTATCACCGTCTCTGGTTACCCTAAAAAACAAGAAACTTTTGCCCGCGTGAGTGGCTATTGTGAACAAACTGATATCCATTCACCAAATGTTACTGTGTATGAATCCATTCTGTACTCTGCTTGGCTGCGTCTTTCCTCAGATGTCGACGAAAATACGAGAAAG ATGTTTGTGGAGGAAGTCATGACTCTTGTGGAGCTTGATGTGTTGCGTAATGCTATGGTTGGTCTCCCTGGAGTGGACGGGTTATCGACTGAACAAAGAAAGAGACTGACAATTGCCGTGGAGCTGGTAGCAAATCCTTCAATCATATTCATGGATGAGCCAACTTCTGGTCTTGATGCTAGAGCCGCGGCAATTGTAATGCGGGCGGTGAGAAATACAGTGAACACTGGGCGAACTGTGGTTTGCACTATCCATCAACCCAGCATCGATATATTCGAGTCTTTTGATgag CTTCTGCTTATGAAAAGAGGAGGACGAGTTATTTATGCTGGTGAACTTGGTCAGCACTCTCACAAATTAGTTGAATATTTTGAG GCAATTCCAGGTGTTGAAAAGATCACAGAAGGATATAATCCTGCAACATGGATGCTGGAAGTTAGCTCCCCTTTAGCTGAGGCTCGCCTGAACGTAAATTTTGCTGAAATTTATGCTAATTCTGATCTTTATAG GAAAAACCAAGAACTTATTAAGGAATTAAGCGTTCCCCCACCTGGCTATGAAGATCTCTCATTTCCTACGAAGTATTCTCAGAATTTCTACAATCAATGTGTTGCAAACTTCTGGAAGCAATACAAATCTTACTGGAAGAATCCACCCCACAACGCCATGCGCTTTCTTATGACGTTGATCTATGGCCTTGTATTTGGCACAGTGTTTTGGCAGAAGGGGACAAAAAT AGACTCACCACAAGATTTGTCCAATCTACTTGGAGCCACTTATGCTGCTGTCTTCTTCCTTGGTTCTGCCAACTGCATCACAGTTCAGCCTGTTGTGTCAATCGAACGAACTGTTTTCTACCGTGAAAAGGCGGCAGGGATGTACTCTCCATTATCCTATGCATTAGCTCAG ACATGCGTGGAGATGATCTACAACGTCGTGCAGGGGATTCAGTACACGGTCATCATCTATGCGATGATTGGATATGAGTGGAAAGCTGCAAAGTTCTTCTATTTCCTTTTCTTTACAATTTCATGCTTCAACTACTTCACATTGTTTGGCATGATGCTGGTGGCGTTGACCTCATCTTCCATGCTCGCAAACATACCCATAGCCTTTGTACTCCCTCTTTGGAATCTTTTTGCTGGGTTCCTCGTTGCGAGACCG TTACTACCAATTTGGTGGAGGTGGTACTACTGGGCGAACCCTGTGTCTTGGACCATCTATGGCGTCATCGGGTCGCAGTTTGGCGATAACACCAGTCCTCTGTCTGTCCCCGACGGGAGCCGCCTGGTGGTGAAGCAATTCTTGGAGGACAATCTGGGCATCAAGCACGATTTCCTTGGGTATGTCGTGCTCGCGCATTTCGCGTACGTCATCGCCTTCTTCTTGGTGTTCGGCTACTCCATCAAGGTGTTGAACTTCCAGAAACGTTAG
- the LOC109743219 gene encoding ABC transporter G family member 48 isoform X1, translating into MEPSSTAGLQLGPLSGSRRSASAASWGSRRSGSISHSLRQQAGADDPFGRAASRQGHEDDEENLRWAALEKLPTYDRMRRAVLSNHAGVDGADGAAHELQGLVDINQLASGEAGRALLERVFQDDSERFLRRLRDRVDRVGIELPAIEVRYQGLSVEVDAFVGSRALPTLWNSATNFLQGLVGRLASSNKRTINILQNVNGIIKPSRMTLLLGPPSSGKSTFMRALTGKLDKALKVSGSITYCGHTFEEFYPERTSAYVSQYDLHNAEMTVRETLDFSRRCLGVGARYDMLAELAVREREAGIKPDPEIDAYMKATAVQGQESNIVTDLTLKVLGLDICADMPIGDEMIRGVSGGQRKRVTTGEMLTGPARALFMDEISTGLDSSSTFQIVKYIRQLVHVMNETVMISLLQPPPETYNLFDDIILLSEGYVVYHGPRENILEFFESAGFRCPERKGIADFLQEVTSKKDQQQYWYLDQEQYRHVPVPEFAERFKSFHVGQQMLKELQIPFDKSKTHPAALTTNKYGQSSWESFKTVMSREKLLMKRNSFIYIFKVAQLVILGLIAMTVFLRTKMPHGQFSDSTKFFGALTFSLMTVLFNGFAELQFTIKMLPTFYKQRDFLFFPPWTIGLVNIISKVPVSLVESIVWVVLTYYVMGFAPAAGRFFRMLLAFFATHQMAMGLFRFLGAVLKSMVVANTLGMFVILLIFLFGGIVIPRGDVRPWWIWAYWASPMMYSQNAISVNEFLSSRWANPNNNTSIDAPTVGEAILKAKGLFTRESGFWVSIGAIVGFIILFNILYLLALTYLSFGSSSNTVSDEENENETNTSIPIDEATNPPTQSQITLPFQPLSLSFNHVNYYVDMPAEMREQGFTESRLQLLSDISGAFRPGVLTALVGVSGAGKTTLMDVLAGRKTSGSIEGSITVSGYPKKQETFARVSGYCEQTDIHSPNVTVYESILYSAWLRLSSDVDENTRKMFVEEVMTLVELDVLRNAMVGLPGVDGLSTEQRKRLTIAVELVANPSIIFMDEPTSGLDARAAAIVMRAVRNTVNTGRTVVCTIHQPSIDIFESFDELLLMKRGGRVIYAGELGQHSHKLVEYFEAIPGVEKITEGYNPATWMLEVSSPLAEARLNVNFAEIYANSDLYRKNQELIKELSVPPPGYEDLSFPTKYSQNFYNQCVANFWKQYKSYWKNPPHNAMRFLMTLIYGLVFGTVFWQKGTKIDSPQDLSNLLGATYAAVFFLGSANCITVQPVVSIERTVFYREKAAGMYSPLSYALAQTCVEMIYNVVQGIQYTVIIYAMIGYEWKAAKFFYFLFFTISCFNYFTLFGMMLVALTSSSMLANIPIAFVLPLWNLFAGFLVARPLLPIWWRWYYWANPVSWTIYGVIGSQFGDNTSPLSVPDGSRLVVKQFLEDNLGIKHDFLGYVVLAHFAYVIAFFLVFGYSIKVLNFQKR; encoded by the exons ATGGAGCCGTCCTCGACGGCAGGGCTGCAGCTGGGGCCGCTGTCGGGCAGCCGCCGCAGCGCCAGCGCGGCCTCCTGGGGCTCCCGCCGCTCCGGGTCCATCTCGCACTCCTTGCGCCAGCAGGCGGGCGCGGACGACCCCTTCGGCCGCGCCGCGTCGCGGCAGGGCCACGAGGACGACGAGGAGAACCTGCGCTGGGCCGCGCTCGAGAAGCTGCCCACCTACGACCGCATGCGCCGCGCCGTCCTGTCCAACCACGCCGGCGTCGATGGCGCCGACGGTGCCGCTCACGAGCTGCAGGGACTGGTGGACATCAACCAGCTGGCCAGCGGCGAGGCCGGCAGGGCGCTGCTGGAGAGGGTGTTCCAGGACGACAGCGAGCGCTTCTTGAGGCGGCTCAGGGACCGGGTGGACCGGGTGGGCATCGAACTGCCGGCGATCGAGGTCAGGTACCAGGGCCTCTCCGTCGAGGTCGACGCCTTCGTCGGCAGCCGCGCCCTCCCCACGCTCTGGAACTCAGCCACAAACTTCCTGCAG GGTCTTGTGGGCCGACTTGCTTCCTCCAACAAGAGGACCATCAACATACTCCAGAACGTCAACGGCATCATCAAACCATCAAG GATGACCCTTCTGCTTGGACCCCCATCTTCAGGAAAGAGCACATTTATGCGAGCCCTTACTGGGAAGCTCGACAAAGCGCTCAAG GTGTCTGGCAGCATCACTTACTGTGGCCATACATTTGAGGAGTTCTACCCTGAAAGGACCAGTGCGTATGTTAGTCAGTACGATCTCCACAACGCAGAGATGACCGTAAGAGAGACACTGGATTTCTCCAGGCGGTGCTTAGGCGTCGGTGCCAGATATGACATGCTCGCTGAGCTCGCTGTCAGGGAGCGCGAAGCTGGCATAAAGCCAGATCCCGAGATTGATGCTTATATGAAAGCTACTGCGGTGCAAGGGCAGGAGAGTAATATTGTTACCGATCTTACTCTCAAG GTTCTTGGGCTTGACATTTGTGCCGATATGCCCATTGGTGACGAGATGATCAGAGGAGTTTCTGGCGGGCAGAGGAAGCGTGTAACAACTG GGGAGATGTTAACAGGACCTGCAAGGGCTTTGTTCATGGATGAAATTTCCACTGGTTTGGACAGCTCTAGCACATTTCAGATTGTGAAATACATAAGACAATTGGTCCATGTGATGAATGAGACCGTGATGATCTCCCTCCTACAACCACCGCCAGAGACCTACAACCTGTTTGATGACATTATTTTGCTATCAGAAGGATACGTAGTGTACCATGGGCCACgcgaaaacatcttggaattcttTGAATCTGCTGGTTTTCGATGCCCCGAAAGGAAAGGAATTGCTGACTTTCTTCAAGAGGTCACTTCCAAGAAAGACCAGCAACAGTACTGGTACCTTGACCAGGAGCAGTATCGTCACGTGCCTGTCCCAGAGTTTGCTGAACGTTTCAAGTCATTCCATGTAGGCCAGCAGATGCTCAAGGAGCTGCAAATTCCTTTCGACAAGTCCAAAACTCATCCTGCTGCGTTGACCACCAATAAGTATGGGCAATCCAGCTGGGAGTCATTCAAGACAGTGATGTCAAGAGAGAAGTTACTGATGAAGCGCAACTCCTTCATCTACATCTTCAAGGTTGCCCAGTTGGTCATCCTTGGGCTCATTGCCATGACTGTGTTCCTCAGAACAAAGATGCCACATGGGCAGTTTTCTGACAGCACCAAATTCTTTGGTGCTTTGACTTTCAGTTTAATGACCGTCTTATTCAATGGGTTTGCCGAGCTACAATTTACTATTAAAATGCTTCCTACGTTCTACAAACAGAGGGATTTCTTGTTCTTTCCTCCATGGACCATTGGACTGGTAAACATCATCTCAAAAGTTCCTGTTTCGCTTGTGGAGTCCATAGTATGGGTCGTCCTCACGTACTATGTAATGGGCTTTGCACCTGCTGCAGGAAG GTTCTTTCGTATGCTTTTAGCTTTTTTCGCTACTCACCAAATGGCAATGGGTCTGTTCCGATTTCTTGGTGCTGTTTTGAAATCAATGGTTGTGGCCAACACCTTGGGGATGTTTGTGAtccttcttattttcctatttggAGGCATTGTCATACCTAGAG GTGACGTCCGACCATGGTGGATTTGGGCTTACTGGGCATCTCCTATGATGTACAGCCAGAATGCGATATCCGTCAATGAATTCCTCTCAAGTAGGTGGGCCAAC CCAAACAATAATACATCTATCGATGCACCAACAGTAGGCGAGGCTATTCTTAAAGCCAAAGGCCTTTTTACTAGAGAGTCGGGATTTTGGGTTTCCATTGGAGCCATTGTAGGATTCATTATTTTATTCAACATACTGTACCTTCTGGCACTTACGTACTTGAGCT TTGGCAGCAGCTCAAACACAGTTTCAGACGAGGAGAATGAGAATGAGACAAACACTTCAATACCCATAG ATGAAGCCACAAATCCGCCAACTCAGTCACAAATCACCTTGCCTTTCCAGCCTCTTTCACTTTCTTTCAACCATGTAAACTACTACGTGGACATGCCTGCA GAAATGAGAGAGCAAGGATTCACAGAAAGTCGTCTCCAGTTGCTCTCTGATATCAGTGGTGCTTTTAGGCCTGGTGTTCTGACAGCATTAGTTGGTGTGAGTGGAGCTGGGAAAACCACTCTAATGGATGTCCTGGCAGGAAGGAAAACTAGTGGATCTATTGAAGGAAGTATCACCGTCTCTGGTTACCCTAAAAAACAAGAAACTTTTGCCCGCGTGAGTGGCTATTGTGAACAAACTGATATCCATTCACCAAATGTTACTGTGTATGAATCCATTCTGTACTCTGCTTGGCTGCGTCTTTCCTCAGATGTCGACGAAAATACGAGAAAG ATGTTTGTGGAGGAAGTCATGACTCTTGTGGAGCTTGATGTGTTGCGTAATGCTATGGTTGGTCTCCCTGGAGTGGACGGGTTATCGACTGAACAAAGAAAGAGACTGACAATTGCCGTGGAGCTGGTAGCAAATCCTTCAATCATATTCATGGATGAGCCAACTTCTGGTCTTGATGCTAGAGCCGCGGCAATTGTAATGCGGGCGGTGAGAAATACAGTGAACACTGGGCGAACTGTGGTTTGCACTATCCATCAACCCAGCATCGATATATTCGAGTCTTTTGATgag CTTCTGCTTATGAAAAGAGGAGGACGAGTTATTTATGCTGGTGAACTTGGTCAGCACTCTCACAAATTAGTTGAATATTTTGAG GCAATTCCAGGTGTTGAAAAGATCACAGAAGGATATAATCCTGCAACATGGATGCTGGAAGTTAGCTCCCCTTTAGCTGAGGCTCGCCTGAACGTAAATTTTGCTGAAATTTATGCTAATTCTGATCTTTATAG GAAAAACCAAGAACTTATTAAGGAATTAAGCGTTCCCCCACCTGGCTATGAAGATCTCTCATTTCCTACGAAGTATTCTCAGAATTTCTACAATCAATGTGTTGCAAACTTCTGGAAGCAATACAAATCTTACTGGAAGAATCCACCCCACAACGCCATGCGCTTTCTTATGACGTTGATCTATGGCCTTGTATTTGGCACAGTGTTTTGGCAGAAGGGGACAAAAAT AGACTCACCACAAGATTTGTCCAATCTACTTGGAGCCACTTATGCTGCTGTCTTCTTCCTTGGTTCTGCCAACTGCATCACAGTTCAGCCTGTTGTGTCAATCGAACGAACTGTTTTCTACCGTGAAAAGGCGGCAGGGATGTACTCTCCATTATCCTATGCATTAGCTCAG ACATGCGTGGAGATGATCTACAACGTCGTGCAGGGGATTCAGTACACGGTCATCATCTATGCGATGATTGGATATGAGTGGAAAGCTGCAAAGTTCTTCTATTTCCTTTTCTTTACAATTTCATGCTTCAACTACTTCACATTGTTTGGCATGATGCTGGTGGCGTTGACCTCATCTTCCATGCTCGCAAACATACCCATAGCCTTTGTACTCCCTCTTTGGAATCTTTTTGCTGGGTTCCTCGTTGCGAGACCG TTACTACCAATTTGGTGGAGGTGGTACTACTGGGCGAACCCTGTGTCTTGGACCATCTATGGCGTCATCGGGTCGCAGTTTGGCGATAACACCAGTCCTCTGTCTGTCCCCGACGGGAGCCGCCTGGTGGTGAAGCAATTCTTGGAGGACAATCTGGGCATCAAGCACGATTTCCTTGGGTATGTCGTGCTCGCGCATTTCGCGTACGTCATCGCCTTCTTCTTGGTGTTCGGCTACTCCATCAAGGTGTTGAACTTCCAGAAACGTTAG